From Actinopolymorpha cephalotaxi, one genomic window encodes:
- a CDS encoding TetR/AcrR family transcriptional regulator produces the protein MAGTRRTPPKATRQRDPERTRERILDAALAEFAAKGYAGARVNEIADRAGVNKQLISYYFGGKAGLYDALLGRWQEIEEEIIGGQGEQSLAELTSGYVARRPQERDFARLLAWEGLSVAADEAETTRATEHRTTRMPAAVAEIERRRQAGELAADIDPRAFLLAFMAAANAVAALPQMARAIFGADPNTEEFAQAYADQLARMIRRLAEPDH, from the coding sequence ATGGCCGGCACGCGGAGGACTCCCCCGAAGGCGACTCGGCAGCGAGACCCGGAACGCACCCGCGAACGCATCCTGGATGCGGCACTCGCGGAGTTCGCCGCCAAGGGCTACGCCGGAGCGCGGGTCAACGAGATCGCCGACCGCGCCGGCGTCAACAAGCAGCTGATCTCCTACTACTTCGGCGGGAAGGCCGGGCTGTACGACGCCCTGCTGGGCCGCTGGCAGGAGATCGAGGAAGAGATCATCGGCGGCCAGGGTGAGCAGTCGCTCGCCGAGCTGACCAGCGGATACGTCGCGCGGCGGCCCCAGGAACGCGACTTCGCACGGTTGCTCGCCTGGGAGGGCCTGTCCGTGGCGGCCGACGAGGCGGAGACCACCCGCGCCACCGAGCACCGGACCACCCGGATGCCGGCCGCGGTCGCCGAGATCGAACGCCGCCGGCAGGCCGGCGAGCTTGCCGCGGACATCGACCCGCGCGCGTTCCTGCTGGCCTTCATGGCCGCGGCGAACGCCGTCGCCGCGCTCCCCCAGATGGCGCGGGCGATCTTCGGGGCCGACCCGAACACCGAGGAGTTCGCCCAGGCTTACGCCGACCAGCTGGCCCG